From one Streptomyces sp. CA-210063 genomic stretch:
- a CDS encoding carbon-nitrogen hydrolase family protein codes for MRTALLQSSGRPGSVVGNLKVLDEAAGRAAAGGAGLLVAPEMFLTGYAIGDDIGRLAEAADGDSAEAVADLAGRHGVAIAYGYPERAGEAVFNSAQLISADGIRLANYRKTHLFGCFERDHFTPGEQPVVQAELGGLRVGIMICYDVEFPENVRAHALAGTDLLVVPTAQMHPFQFVAESMIPVRAFENQMYVAYVNRVGREGEFEFVGLSTLAGPDGVARTRAGREEELVLADVDPALLAASREANPYLNDRRPGLYGSLV; via the coding sequence ATGCGTACCGCCCTGCTCCAGAGCTCCGGTCGTCCCGGCTCGGTCGTCGGGAACCTGAAGGTGCTCGACGAAGCCGCTGGGCGGGCGGCCGCGGGTGGGGCGGGGCTGTTGGTGGCGCCGGAGATGTTCTTGACCGGGTATGCGATCGGCGACGACATAGGTCGGCTCGCCGAGGCCGCCGACGGTGACTCCGCCGAGGCGGTCGCCGACCTCGCGGGGCGGCACGGGGTCGCGATCGCGTACGGGTATCCGGAGCGTGCCGGTGAGGCGGTCTTCAACTCCGCCCAGCTCATCTCCGCCGACGGCATCCGGCTCGCCAACTACCGCAAGACCCATCTCTTCGGCTGCTTCGAGCGGGACCACTTCACGCCGGGCGAGCAGCCCGTCGTACAGGCCGAACTGGGCGGGCTCCGGGTCGGGATCATGATCTGCTACGACGTGGAGTTCCCGGAGAACGTCCGTGCGCACGCCCTCGCCGGGACCGATCTGCTGGTGGTGCCGACGGCCCAGATGCATCCGTTCCAGTTCGTCGCGGAGTCGATGATCCCGGTGCGGGCGTTCGAGAACCAGATGTATGTCGCGTACGTCAACCGGGTCGGCCGGGAAGGGGAGTTCGAGTTCGTCGGGCTGTCCACGCTGGCCGGGCCCGACGGGGTCGCGCGCACCCGCGCCGGGCGCGAGGAGGAACTCGTCCTCGCCGATGTCGACCCCGCCCTCCTCGCGGCCTCGCGCGAGGCGAACCCGTATCTGAACGACCGCCGTCCCGGCCTCTACGGGTCCCTCGTCTGA
- a CDS encoding flavin monoamine oxidase family protein yields MTSTVPNAIEHADEQQPPITMFGPDFPYAYDDFLAHPAGLGQIPATEQGTEVAVIGGGLSGIVAAYELMKMGLKPVVYEADRIGGRLRTVGFEGCDPSLTAEMGAMRFPPSSTALQHYIDLVGLETRPFPNPLADVTPSTVVDLKGESHYAETIDDLPQVYRDVAAAWNACLEEGADFSDMNRALRERDVPRIREIWAKLVERLDNQTFYGFLCDSEAFKSFRHREIFGQVGFGTGGWDTDFPNSILEILRVVYTEADDHHRGIVGGSQQLPLRLWEREPEKIVHWPYGTSLKSLHTDGEPRPAVTRLHRTAGNRITVTDANGDIRTYPAAIFTAQSWMLLSKIACDDSLFPIDHWTAIERTHYMESSKLFVPVDRPFWLDKAVDDRGNPTGRDVMSMTLTDRMTRGTYLLDDGPDKPAVICLSYTWCDDSLKWLPLSASERMEVMLKSLGEIYPNVDIRSHIIGNPVTVSWENEPYFMGAFKANLPGHYRYQRRLFTHFMQDRLPEDKRGIFLAGDDISWTAGWAEGAIQTALNAVWGVMHHFGGATDATNPGPGDVYDEIAPVELPED; encoded by the coding sequence ATGACGTCCACCGTGCCCAACGCCATCGAGCACGCAGACGAGCAGCAGCCGCCGATCACCATGTTCGGCCCGGACTTCCCGTACGCGTACGACGACTTCCTGGCCCACCCGGCCGGTCTGGGCCAGATCCCGGCGACCGAGCAGGGGACCGAGGTCGCGGTCATCGGCGGCGGGCTGTCCGGCATCGTGGCGGCGTACGAGCTGATGAAGATGGGGCTGAAGCCCGTGGTGTACGAGGCCGACCGGATCGGCGGGCGGCTGCGGACGGTCGGGTTCGAGGGGTGCGATCCGTCGCTCACCGCCGAGATGGGCGCCATGCGCTTTCCGCCGTCCTCCACGGCGCTCCAGCACTACATCGACCTGGTCGGGCTGGAGACCCGGCCCTTCCCCAATCCGCTCGCGGACGTGACGCCTTCGACCGTCGTCGATCTCAAGGGCGAGTCGCACTACGCCGAGACGATCGACGACCTGCCGCAGGTCTACCGGGATGTCGCCGCGGCCTGGAACGCCTGTCTCGAAGAGGGCGCCGACTTCTCCGACATGAACCGGGCGCTGCGCGAGCGGGACGTGCCGCGCATCCGGGAGATCTGGGCGAAGCTCGTCGAGCGGCTCGACAACCAGACCTTCTACGGCTTCCTCTGCGACTCCGAGGCCTTCAAGTCCTTCCGGCACCGCGAGATCTTCGGCCAGGTCGGCTTCGGCACCGGCGGCTGGGACACCGACTTCCCGAACTCCATCCTGGAGATCCTGCGGGTCGTCTACACCGAGGCCGACGACCACCACCGCGGCATCGTCGGCGGCAGCCAGCAGCTTCCGCTGCGGCTCTGGGAGCGCGAGCCGGAGAAGATCGTGCACTGGCCGTACGGGACGTCGCTGAAGTCCCTGCACACGGACGGCGAGCCGCGGCCCGCCGTGACCCGGCTGCACCGGACCGCCGGCAACCGGATCACCGTGACAGACGCGAACGGGGACATCCGTACGTACCCGGCGGCGATCTTCACCGCCCAGTCCTGGATGCTGCTGTCGAAGATCGCCTGCGACGACTCGCTCTTCCCGATCGACCACTGGACGGCGATCGAGCGGACCCACTACATGGAGTCGAGCAAGCTGTTCGTCCCCGTCGACCGGCCGTTCTGGCTGGACAAGGCCGTCGACGACAGGGGAAACCCGACCGGCCGTGACGTCATGTCGATGACGCTCACCGACCGGATGACGCGCGGCACCTACCTCCTCGACGACGGTCCGGACAAACCCGCCGTCATCTGCCTCTCCTACACATGGTGCGACGACAGCCTGAAGTGGCTGCCGCTGTCCGCGAGTGAGCGGATGGAGGTCATGCTGAAGTCGCTCGGTGAGATCTACCCGAACGTCGACATCCGGAGCCACATCATCGGCAACCCGGTGACGGTCTCCTGGGAGAACGAGCCGTACTTCATGGGCGCGTTCAAGGCCAACCTGCCCGGCCACTACCGCTACCAGCGGCGCCTGTTCACGCACTTCATGCAGGACCGGCTGCCCGAGGACAAGCGGGGCATCTTCCTCGCCGGTGACGACATCTCCTGGACGGCCGGCTGGGCCGAGGGCGCGATCCAGACCGCGCTCAACGCGGTCTGGGGGGTCATGCACCACTTCGGCGGGGCGACGGACGCGACCAACCCCGGGCCGGGGGACGTCTACGACGAGATCGCGCCGGTGGAACTCCCGGAGGACTAG
- a CDS encoding LLM class F420-dependent oxidoreductase, translated as MALRLGLALPQMRQYDIGKDVPDVARTAEGIGYDSLWVFERALFPEPPSQGLYGLEGLPWPDHYRHVAEPLVTLTLAAAATERVRLGTSLIAPLHVPFQLAKSLASLDAASGGRVVAGLGTGWSLDEYAAAAVRPFEERGQVLEELIGVCRAVWGPDPVSYDGRLTKIASAVVGPKPRRPIPILLSGSTARARRRLVDHADGWLPVGLGVEELATQWRQLRNLATERRRIRPLRSVLRINVQYQVKAYEGADRHPFQGNADQLAEDLAAHAAIGLDEIFLDLQYGLRDAEELKDVAAEVYASARAAGI; from the coding sequence ATGGCGTTACGGCTCGGGCTCGCCCTTCCCCAGATGCGGCAGTACGACATCGGAAAGGACGTGCCCGACGTGGCGCGTACGGCCGAGGGCATCGGCTACGACAGTCTGTGGGTCTTCGAACGGGCCCTGTTCCCGGAGCCACCGTCGCAGGGCCTCTACGGCCTGGAGGGCCTGCCCTGGCCGGACCACTACCGGCATGTGGCCGAGCCCCTGGTCACGCTCACCCTGGCCGCGGCCGCCACCGAGCGGGTCCGGCTGGGCACGAGCCTGATCGCCCCGCTGCACGTGCCGTTCCAACTCGCCAAGTCCCTCGCCTCGTTGGACGCGGCGAGCGGCGGCCGGGTGGTCGCGGGCCTCGGCACCGGCTGGTCCCTCGACGAGTACGCCGCGGCGGCCGTCCGGCCCTTCGAGGAGCGCGGCCAGGTACTGGAGGAGCTGATCGGGGTGTGTCGGGCGGTCTGGGGCCCGGACCCGGTGTCGTACGACGGACGGCTCACGAAGATCGCCTCCGCCGTCGTGGGTCCCAAGCCCCGCCGGCCCATCCCCATCCTGCTCTCCGGGAGCACCGCGAGAGCCCGGCGCAGACTCGTCGACCACGCCGACGGCTGGCTGCCGGTCGGCCTGGGCGTCGAGGAACTGGCCACCCAGTGGCGCCAGTTGCGCAATCTTGCCACCGAACGCCGCCGCATCAGGCCGCTCCGGTCGGTGCTGCGGATCAATGTGCAGTACCAGGTCAAGGCCTACGAAGGCGCGGACCGCCACCCCTTCCAGGGCAACGCCGACCAGCTCGCCGAGGACCTCGCCGCCCACGCCGCGATCGGCCTCGACGAGATCTTCCTCGACCTCCAGTACGGCCTGCGGGACGCCGAGGAACTCAAGGACGTGGCCGCCGAGGTGTACGCGTCGGCCCGGGCGGCCGGGATCTAG
- a CDS encoding amino acid permease, translating into MLDQGAPPQNDKQPAPPPDGVGARLMRRKPVERLVAEGGQGEGGSLRRSLGLWQLTMISIGATLGTGIFVVLGEAVPKAGPAVTLSFVIAGLTALFSALSYAELAGTIPVSGSSYSYAYATMGELVAWVCGWCLVLEYGVSVSAVAVGWGEYLNELLDGTVGVTLPAALSAPPGDGGIFNLPALIVVLLAMAFLLGGARESARANTIMVVVKIAALLLFCLIGLQGFRSGNYENFMPLGMAGVSAAGATLFFSYIGFDAASTAGEEAKNAQRDLPRAIMLSLVIVTALYVLVAAVAIGARPWERFGESEAALAGIMKDVTGDAFWGTLLAAGAVIAIASVVLTVLYGQTRILFAMSRDGLVPTVFSRVHPRTGTPRVNTVIVSLFCGVLAAAIPLGQLADATSIGTLFAFALVNVAVVVLRRTRPDMPRTFRVPLSPVLPALGFAFCVWMMGSLDSVTWVVFGVWMAVGLVFYFSYGYRRSRLATPSTSPSPSAPSTPEK; encoded by the coding sequence GTGCTCGACCAAGGCGCACCCCCGCAGAACGACAAGCAGCCGGCCCCGCCGCCCGACGGCGTCGGGGCGCGGCTGATGCGCCGCAAGCCCGTGGAACGCCTGGTCGCGGAGGGTGGCCAGGGTGAGGGAGGGTCGCTGCGGAGATCCCTCGGGCTGTGGCAGCTGACGATGATCAGCATCGGTGCCACGCTCGGCACCGGCATCTTCGTCGTCCTCGGCGAGGCCGTTCCCAAGGCCGGGCCCGCCGTCACCCTCTCCTTCGTGATCGCCGGTCTCACCGCGCTGTTCTCGGCCCTGTCGTACGCGGAGCTGGCCGGCACCATCCCGGTCTCCGGGTCCTCGTACTCGTACGCGTACGCAACGATGGGCGAGCTGGTCGCATGGGTCTGCGGCTGGTGTCTGGTCCTGGAGTACGGGGTGTCGGTGTCGGCCGTCGCCGTCGGCTGGGGCGAGTACCTCAACGAGCTGCTGGACGGGACCGTCGGAGTGACCCTTCCGGCCGCGCTGTCCGCGCCGCCCGGCGACGGGGGCATCTTCAACCTGCCCGCGCTGATCGTCGTGCTGCTCGCGATGGCGTTCCTGCTGGGCGGGGCCCGGGAGTCCGCCCGAGCCAACACGATCATGGTCGTGGTGAAGATCGCCGCTCTGCTGCTCTTCTGCCTCATCGGTCTGCAGGGCTTCCGGTCCGGCAACTACGAGAACTTCATGCCGCTCGGCATGGCCGGTGTCAGCGCGGCCGGGGCGACGCTCTTCTTCTCGTACATCGGGTTCGACGCGGCCTCGACCGCCGGTGAGGAGGCGAAGAACGCGCAGCGTGATCTGCCGCGCGCGATCATGCTGTCCCTGGTCATCGTCACCGCGCTGTACGTGCTGGTCGCCGCCGTCGCGATCGGGGCGCGGCCCTGGGAGCGGTTCGGCGAGTCCGAAGCGGCGCTCGCCGGGATCATGAAGGACGTCACCGGGGACGCGTTCTGGGGGACGCTGCTGGCGGCCGGCGCGGTCATCGCCATCGCGAGTGTGGTGCTGACCGTGCTGTACGGGCAGACCCGCATCCTGTTCGCCATGTCCCGGGACGGGCTCGTGCCCACGGTGTTCTCACGCGTGCACCCGAGGACCGGGACGCCTCGCGTCAACACCGTGATCGTCTCGCTGTTCTGCGGTGTGCTCGCCGCGGCCATTCCGCTGGGGCAGCTCGCCGATGCGACGAGCATCGGCACGTTGTTCGCGTTCGCGCTGGTCAATGTGGCCGTCGTGGTACTGCGGCGGACCCGGCCGGACATGCCGCGGACCTTCCGGGTGCCGCTGTCGCCGGTGCTGCCCGCGCTGGGGTTCGCGTTCTGCGTCTGGATGATGGGCAGCCTCGACAGCGTCACCTGGGTCGTCTTCGGCGTCTGGATGGCTGTCGGGCTCGTGTTCTACTTCAGTTACGGCTATCGCCGCTCCCGTCTCGCGACCCCATCGACTTCACCGTCTCCCTCAGCTCCGTCGACTCCAGAGAAGTGA
- a CDS encoding glycoside hydrolase family 6 protein, whose product MVAAAAVVAVVGTVTGMVTALHGDRGADEARPLMSPSPGLRSDPADPVESTPGSPSPSRTSPPPSPSKSPAPSKRARVRPSAEKTEPRTEPVTDSGELYRHPDSQVLDWVRDNPGDPRSAVIEAGIAERPAAVWFTDPTPATTTSQVAAVASGGAAQGRVPVLVAYAIPDRDCGGASQGGASTLDAYDAWIDAFAAGLGSDDVIVILEPDAIAQSDCLSAGARADRFASLARAGRVIKAANPDARVYYDAGHSEWNAPDKQAALLRQAGAASPDGSDGVFSNVSNFNPTDAEAAYTRRVLDALGGPAGLGAVIDTSRNGNGAPPDGAWCDPAGRGLGRSPTLDTGEPRVDAYLWVKLPGESDGCRGRAGAFSPGYAYELARG is encoded by the coding sequence ATGGTGGCCGCCGCGGCGGTCGTGGCCGTCGTCGGCACCGTCACCGGGATGGTGACCGCGTTGCACGGCGACAGAGGTGCCGACGAGGCCCGACCGCTGATGAGCCCCTCGCCGGGTCTTCGGTCCGATCCGGCCGATCCGGTCGAGTCGACGCCGGGCTCGCCCTCCCCGTCGAGGACCTCGCCCCCGCCGTCGCCCTCGAAGTCGCCCGCCCCCTCCAAGAGGGCCAGGGTGCGGCCCTCGGCGGAGAAGACCGAACCGCGGACGGAACCCGTGACCGACTCCGGTGAGCTCTACCGCCACCCCGACTCCCAGGTCCTCGACTGGGTGCGCGACAACCCGGGCGACCCGCGCAGCGCCGTCATCGAGGCCGGCATCGCCGAGCGGCCGGCCGCCGTCTGGTTCACCGACCCGACCCCGGCCACCACGACCTCCCAGGTCGCGGCGGTCGCCTCCGGGGGCGCCGCGCAGGGGCGGGTGCCGGTCCTCGTGGCGTACGCGATCCCGGACCGCGACTGCGGCGGGGCCTCGCAGGGCGGGGCGTCGACCCTGGACGCGTACGACGCGTGGATCGACGCGTTCGCCGCCGGGCTCGGCTCGGACGACGTCATCGTGATCCTGGAGCCGGACGCGATCGCCCAGTCCGACTGCCTCTCCGCCGGCGCCCGCGCCGACCGCTTCGCCTCGCTCGCCCGCGCCGGCCGCGTCATCAAGGCGGCCAACCCCGACGCCCGCGTCTACTACGACGCCGGGCACTCGGAATGGAACGCGCCGGACAAGCAGGCCGCACTCCTGCGTCAGGCGGGCGCCGCCTCGCCCGACGGCTCCGACGGCGTCTTCAGCAACGTGTCCAACTTCAACCCCACCGACGCCGAGGCCGCCTATACCCGCCGGGTCCTCGACGCCCTCGGCGGCCCCGCGGGCCTCGGCGCGGTCATCGACACCAGCCGCAACGGCAACGGTGCCCCGCCCGACGGCGCATGGTGCGACCCCGCCGGCCGCGGCCTCGGCCGGTCACCGACCCTCGACACCGGTGAGCCCCGCGTCGACGCCTACCTGTGGGTCAAGCTGCCGGGCGAGTCCGACGGGTGCCGGGGGAGGGCGGGGGCGTTCTCCCCGGGGTACGCGTACGAGCTGGCGCGGGGGTGA
- a CDS encoding MFS transporter — protein sequence MTLSPARVPSVGTGGVRRLTVTLYGYAFLDDFVLLYPVYALLFSDTGLSIWQISSLFALWSITGILLEVPSGAWADAVSRRLLLWLGPLLTAAGFALWVIVPSYWAFALGFVLWGVRGALGSGALEALVYDELDRLGAADRYARVIGRAQAFGMVAVMAAMGLAGPVLDFGGYPAVGAASVLVCVLTSVVATRFPEHREAVTEGKERASTFATLRTGLAEARRDRSVRGALLLVPAVGAVWGALDEYTPLLVRNTGVAEQTVPYLLLVIWVGPAIGSLLTGVGERLGMSGLGLVLAGSAFALAVGSLMGTPVGIGLVAVAFGGFQLVNVLADARLQDRIEAARRATLTSVASMGTELATVGVFAAYAMVGASYAHGVVFALFAVPYAVTAIVLVRRGA from the coding sequence ATGACTCTCTCACCTGCGCGTGTGCCCAGTGTCGGAACCGGTGGTGTCCGGCGGCTGACGGTCACGCTGTACGGATACGCGTTCCTCGACGACTTCGTGCTGCTCTACCCGGTGTACGCGCTGCTGTTCAGCGACACCGGGCTGTCGATCTGGCAGATCTCCTCACTGTTCGCCCTGTGGTCGATCACGGGCATTCTGCTGGAGGTTCCCTCCGGCGCCTGGGCCGACGCGGTCTCCCGACGGCTGCTGCTGTGGCTGGGGCCGCTGCTCACGGCCGCCGGCTTCGCCCTGTGGGTGATCGTTCCGTCGTACTGGGCCTTCGCCCTCGGCTTCGTCCTGTGGGGTGTGCGCGGTGCGCTCGGCTCCGGGGCGCTGGAGGCACTGGTGTACGACGAGCTGGACCGGCTGGGTGCGGCCGACCGGTATGCGCGTGTCATCGGCCGGGCCCAGGCGTTCGGGATGGTCGCCGTGATGGCGGCGATGGGGCTGGCCGGGCCGGTGCTCGACTTCGGTGGCTACCCGGCCGTGGGCGCGGCGAGTGTGCTGGTCTGTGTGCTGACCTCGGTGGTGGCGACGCGGTTCCCCGAGCACCGGGAAGCGGTGACCGAAGGGAAGGAGCGGGCCTCCACGTTCGCCACCCTGCGGACCGGGCTCGCGGAGGCCCGCCGGGACCGTTCCGTACGCGGGGCGCTGCTGCTCGTTCCGGCCGTCGGGGCGGTCTGGGGGGCCCTCGACGAGTACACGCCGTTGCTCGTCCGGAACACCGGGGTCGCCGAGCAGACGGTCCCGTATCTGCTGCTGGTGATCTGGGTGGGGCCGGCGATCGGCAGCCTGTTGACCGGCGTCGGTGAGCGGCTGGGCATGAGCGGGCTCGGGCTGGTGCTCGCGGGATCGGCGTTCGCCCTGGCCGTGGGTTCGCTGATGGGTACTCCGGTCGGGATCGGGCTTGTGGCTGTCGCCTTCGGCGGCTTTCAGCTGGTCAACGTCCTTGCCGACGCGCGGCTGCAGGACCGGATCGAGGCGGCTCGTCGGGCGACGCTGACGTCCGTCGCGAGTATGGGGACCGAACTGGCCACGGTGGGTGTCTTCGCCGCGTACGCCATGGTCGGTGCGTCGTATGCGCACGGGGTCGTGTTCGCCTTGTTCGCGGTGCCGTATGCGGTGACGGCGATCGTGTTGGTGCGGAGGGGCGCCTAG
- a CDS encoding DUF5995 family protein: MAQLEHFTNSVDSVDTVVSRMRALDAVLPERDGVAVFNRVYLTVTEAIDRRLDAGRFPDAEAAITLDVLFAERYLRVAEGGCTPACWRPLLQFRRHPGVRPLQFALSGINAHIGHDLALAVVDTCRTLGCEPVDLEDEFEYVGDVLVSLEERIREELMPGPDLLQIADPLTHLLGAWSLERAREATWSAARALWALRGLPDLAEEFGHRLDAAVGLAGRMLLTPLPD; encoded by the coding sequence ATGGCGCAGTTGGAACATTTCACCAATTCCGTGGATTCAGTAGACACAGTCGTCTCCCGTATGCGCGCCCTCGATGCGGTCCTGCCCGAGCGGGACGGGGTCGCGGTCTTCAACCGCGTCTACCTCACCGTCACGGAGGCCATCGACCGGCGGCTGGACGCCGGCCGCTTCCCGGACGCCGAGGCCGCGATCACCCTGGACGTGCTCTTCGCCGAGCGGTATCTGCGGGTCGCCGAGGGAGGGTGTACGCCCGCGTGCTGGCGGCCGTTGCTGCAGTTCCGGCGCCATCCCGGCGTACGACCGCTGCAGTTCGCCCTGTCCGGCATCAATGCGCACATCGGGCACGATCTCGCGCTCGCCGTCGTGGACACCTGCCGTACGCTCGGCTGCGAACCCGTCGATCTGGAGGACGAGTTCGAGTATGTGGGCGATGTCCTCGTGTCGTTGGAGGAGCGCATCCGCGAGGAGCTGATGCCGGGTCCGGATCTCCTCCAGATCGCCGATCCGCTCACCCATCTGCTCGGCGCGTGGAGTCTGGAACGGGCCCGTGAGGCCACCTGGTCGGCCGCTCGCGCGCTCTGGGCGCTGCGCGGACTCCCCGATCTCGCCGAGGAGTTCGGCCACCGTCTGGACGCGGCGGTGGGCCTGGCGGGCCGCATGCTGCTGACCCCGCTGCCGGACTGA
- a CDS encoding GuaB1 family IMP dehydrogenase-related protein, giving the protein MRFLNDIQPAYDLTYDDVFMVPSRSAVGSRQDVDLASPDGTGTTIPLVVANMTAIAGRRMAETVARRGGLVVIPQDIPNEVVTDVISWVKSRHLVLDTPIVLNPHQTVADALALLPKRAHNAGVVVDEALRPVGVVTDADLTGVDRFTQLEVVMSRDLLLLDADIDPREAFNRLDAANRRYAPAVDKDGRLAGILTRKGALRATLYTPAVDADGKLRIAAAVGVNGDFAGKAQELLDAGVDTLVIDTAHGHQESMINAIKLVRDLAPRVPIVAGNIVAAEGVRDLIEAGADIVKVGVGPGAMCTTRMMTGVGRPQFSAVLECAAEAKKYGKHVWADGGVRHPRDVAMALAAGASNVMIGSWFAGTYESPGDLQQDADGRLYKESFGMASARAVRNRTSEESAYDRARKALFEEGISTSRMFLDPVRPGVEDLIDSVIAGVRSSCTYAGAGSLEEFAERAVVGIQSAAGYAEGKPLHASWS; this is encoded by the coding sequence CGGACGGCACGGGCACCACCATCCCGCTCGTCGTCGCCAACATGACCGCCATCGCCGGCCGCCGCATGGCCGAGACGGTCGCCCGCCGCGGTGGCCTGGTGGTCATCCCGCAGGACATCCCGAACGAGGTCGTCACCGACGTCATCTCCTGGGTGAAGAGCCGCCATCTCGTCCTCGACACCCCGATCGTGCTGAACCCGCACCAGACGGTCGCCGACGCGCTGGCCCTGCTGCCGAAGCGCGCGCACAACGCGGGCGTCGTCGTCGACGAGGCGCTCCGGCCCGTCGGAGTCGTCACCGACGCGGATCTGACCGGCGTCGACCGCTTCACCCAGCTCGAAGTCGTCATGTCCCGCGACCTGTTGCTCCTGGACGCCGACATCGACCCGCGCGAGGCCTTCAACCGGCTCGACGCGGCCAACCGCCGGTACGCGCCCGCGGTCGACAAGGACGGCCGCCTCGCCGGCATCCTCACCCGCAAGGGCGCCCTGCGGGCCACGCTCTACACGCCGGCCGTCGACGCCGACGGCAAGCTGCGCATAGCCGCCGCCGTCGGCGTCAACGGCGACTTCGCGGGCAAGGCCCAGGAACTGCTGGACGCGGGTGTCGACACGCTCGTCATCGACACCGCGCACGGCCACCAGGAGTCGATGATCAACGCGATCAAGCTGGTGCGGGACCTCGCCCCCCGGGTGCCCATCGTCGCGGGCAACATCGTCGCCGCGGAGGGTGTCCGGGACCTGATCGAGGCGGGCGCGGACATCGTCAAGGTCGGTGTCGGCCCGGGTGCCATGTGCACGACCCGGATGATGACCGGGGTCGGGCGGCCGCAGTTCTCGGCCGTTCTGGAGTGCGCCGCCGAGGCGAAGAAGTACGGGAAGCACGTGTGGGCCGACGGTGGTGTGCGGCACCCCCGTGATGTCGCCATGGCGCTGGCCGCGGGCGCGTCGAACGTGATGATCGGGTCGTGGTTCGCGGGGACGTACGAGTCGCCGGGCGACCTTCAGCAGGACGCCGACGGGCGGCTGTACAAGGAGTCGTTCGGGATGGCGTCGGCGCGGGCCGTTCGCAACCGTACGAGCGAGGAGTCGGCGTACGACCGGGCGCGCAAGGCGCTGTTCGAGGAAGGCATCTCCACTTCGCGGATGTTCCTGGATCCGGTCCGGCCCGGGGTCGAGGATCTGATCGACTCGGTCATCGCGGGAGTGCGGTCGTCCTGCACGTATGCGGGGGCCGGGTCTCTGGAGGAGTTCGCGGAGCGGGCCGTGGTGGGGATTCAGAGTGCGGCCGGGTATGCGGAGGGTAAGCCGTTGCACGCCAGCTGGAGCTAG
- a CDS encoding Lrp/AsnC family transcriptional regulator produces MLNDLDERIVHALAEDARRSYSDIGQLVGLSAPAVKRRVDRLRATGAITGFTVRVDPAALGWETEGFVEIYCRRNTSPETIQRGLERYQEVVAASTVTGEADAVVQVFASDMRHFERVLERIAGEPFVERTKSVLVLSPLLRRFSSGAPA; encoded by the coding sequence GTGCTGAACGATCTCGACGAACGCATCGTGCACGCCCTCGCCGAGGACGCCCGCCGCTCCTACTCCGACATCGGCCAACTCGTCGGGCTCTCCGCGCCCGCGGTCAAACGGCGGGTGGACCGACTGCGGGCCACCGGGGCGATCACCGGATTCACCGTGCGGGTGGACCCCGCCGCGCTCGGGTGGGAGACCGAGGGGTTCGTCGAGATCTACTGCCGGCGGAACACGTCGCCGGAGACGATCCAGCGGGGGCTGGAGCGGTATCAGGAGGTCGTCGCGGCGTCGACGGTCACCGGCGAAGCGGATGCCGTGGTGCAGGTTTTCGCGTCGGACATGCGGCACTTCGAGCGGGTGCTCGAGCGGATCGCCGGGGAGCCGTTCGTCGAGCGGACGAAGTCGGTGCTTGTGCTGTCGCCTTTGCTGCGGCGGTTTTCTTCCGGGGCGCCCGCCTAG